From Gammaproteobacteria bacterium, a single genomic window includes:
- a CDS encoding Do family serine endopeptidase: MIDRDGRIASGRVIRGPLFVVLATIATLAGAQLPSEQVPSLAPMIEKVSPAVVNISVSGTLRVDSPFAEDPFFRRFFPDNGRPVQSAGSGVIVDASQGYILTNHHVVANADRITVTLFDDRSLEARVIGTDEDSDIAVLQIDADGLSEIELGDSDGVRVGDFVVAIGNPFGLSHTVTSGIVSGLGRSNITPYSSAYEDYIQTDASINPGNSGGALVSLTGELIGINSAILSRGGGNIGIGFAIPVNLARYVMEQLIEHGVVSRGLLGVVINSVTPEIAASHGLAETSGALVSRVAPNSAAAKAGLRPDDVIISVNGKAVHDAGSLRNAIGLLPPGEQVTVGFFRDGREQTVEATLGAADQADQIFARAGEAPADPIFNGLDLVVAEGASTEGGLLVTGVAEGSLAAQRGLRSGDVITRINSRRVHTLPEAVAIVQGAADVVVEVRRDGRTLSVELR; the protein is encoded by the coding sequence ATGATCGATCGAGACGGTCGAATCGCTTCCGGCCGGGTGATACGCGGTCCGCTCTTCGTCGTATTGGCGACGATCGCGACGTTGGCCGGCGCACAGCTGCCGAGCGAGCAGGTCCCGAGCCTCGCGCCGATGATCGAGAAGGTGTCGCCGGCCGTCGTGAACATCTCGGTCAGCGGCACGCTCAGGGTGGACAGCCCGTTCGCCGAAGATCCTTTTTTCCGCCGCTTCTTCCCCGATAACGGGCGGCCCGTGCAGAGCGCGGGGTCGGGCGTCATCGTCGACGCGAGCCAAGGCTACATCCTGACGAACCACCACGTCGTCGCGAACGCCGACCGGATCACGGTGACGTTGTTCGACGACCGGAGCCTCGAGGCACGCGTGATCGGCACGGACGAGGACTCCGACATCGCCGTGCTCCAGATCGACGCGGACGGGCTCTCCGAGATCGAGCTCGGCGACTCCGACGGCGTGCGCGTGGGCGACTTCGTCGTCGCGATCGGCAATCCGTTCGGGCTGTCGCACACGGTCACGTCCGGCATCGTCAGCGGGCTCGGCCGCAGCAACATCACGCCGTACTCGTCCGCATACGAGGACTACATTCAGACCGACGCCTCGATCAATCCGGGCAACTCCGGCGGAGCGCTGGTGTCGCTGACGGGCGAGCTCATCGGGATCAACTCGGCGATTCTTTCTCGCGGCGGCGGCAACATCGGCATCGGCTTCGCGATTCCGGTGAACCTCGCGCGCTACGTGATGGAGCAGCTGATCGAGCACGGCGTCGTCAGCCGCGGCCTGCTCGGTGTCGTGATCAACAGCGTCACGCCCGAGATCGCGGCGTCTCACGGCCTCGCCGAGACGAGCGGCGCGCTGGTGAGCCGGGTGGCGCCGAACTCGGCGGCCGCGAAAGCGGGGCTGCGGCCCGACGACGTGATCATCAGCGTGAACGGCAAAGCGGTTCACGACGCAGGGTCACTGCGCAATGCGATCGGCCTGCTTCCGCCCGGTGAGCAGGTCACCGTCGGGTTCTTCCGGGACGGGCGGGAGCAGACCGTCGAGGCCACGCTCGGCGCGGCCGACCAGGCCGATCAAATCTTCGCGCGGGCCGGCGAGGCACCCGCCGACCCGATCTTCAACGGGCTCGATCTCGTCGTCGCGGAGGGCGCGTCGACCGAAGGCGGCCTCCTCGTGACGGGCGTCGCGGAGGGGAGCCTCGCCGCGCAGCGAGGCCTGCGCAGCGGCGACGTGATCACCCGCATCAACAGCCGGCGCGTGCACACGCTCCCGGAGGCCGTGGCGATCGTCCAAGGCGCGGCCGACGTCGTCGTCGAGGTGCGCCGCGACGGTCGCACGCTGTCGGTCGAGCTGCGCTGA